A genomic window from Punica granatum isolate Tunisia-2019 chromosome 2, ASM765513v2, whole genome shotgun sequence includes:
- the LOC116194891 gene encoding anthocyanidin 3-O-glucosyltransferase 7-like isoform X1, which yields MMNPKSQVAVIPFSVTGHLLPLVNLVRRLAADAPDVIFSFFNTVSSNKTLFYSSNNQAEPLPSNVKVYDIAATVTWEEETTKELKSQMVEALEPFLEVAMASFEDAINAVVKENGVRVSCLLIDGLMAFSCKIAEKLQAKWVAVWVPTPSILPAYIYRDLLVPLLKEMEGEASCVDISQKIKDLVPGFSTIHFADLTNRLRTLDPAPSIYFPMLRDEVGHLLPCANAIVMNSYEELSPAPLTSALRSSFRLLLHVGCLTVRIPPSLPASSRLDQTGCLELLDKQKPRSAVYISFGTLTSLTPEEMYMLSEALEENRTPSIWSIKDHLKVHLPLGFVERTSSYGKVVPWAPQSQVLSHPSIGAHITHCGYNAVFESIVGEVPMIWKPMWADNMINARTVEDVWGIGVRVVGSIITKDEMLTCLKMLLGDEERGKELKAKIKAVKEVLMEVVGPNGSASKDFKSLVELISTE from the exons ATGATGAACCCAAAGAGCCAGGTTGCGGTTATCCCATTTTCCGTCACCGGCCACCTATTGCCCCTCGTCAACCTCGTACGTCGATTAGCAGCAGATGCCCCTGATGTGAtcttctctttcttcaacACTGTCAGCTCAAATAAGACCCTCTTCTATTCCAGCAATAATCAGGCAGAACCCTTACCATCTAATGTTAAGGTCTATGACATTGCCGCTACCGTCACTTGGGAAGAGGAAACTACAAAGGAACTGAAATCCCAAATGGTAGAAGCATTGGAGCCCTTCTTGGAGGTGGCTATGGCTAGCTTCGAAGATGCGATCAACGCTGTAGTGAAGGAGAATGGAGTGAGGGTGAGCTGTCTCCTTATAGATGGCCTCATGGCGTTCTCATGCAAGATCGCGGAGAAGTTGCAAGCCAAGTGGGTCGCCGTGTGGGTACCGACACCATCAATTTTACCGGCTTACATTTATAGAGATCTCCTTGTCCCTCTATTAAAAG AAATGGAAGGAGAGGCGAGTTGTGTGGACATATCACAAAAGATCAAGGACTTGGTTCCCGGATTCTCCACAATACACTTTGCTGATTTAACTAATCGATTGCGTACACTGGATCCTGCACCATCAATATATTTTCCCATGCTGCGTGATGAGGTTGGGCATCTATTGCCATGCGCTAATGCAATAGTAATGAATTCCTATGAGGAACTGAGCCCTGCTCCTCTTACCTCTGCCCTTAGGTCCAGCTTCCGTCTGCTACTTCATGTGGGTTGTTTGACCGTAAGAATTCCACCATCACTTCCTGCCTCGTCAAGATTGGACCAGACCGGCTGCTTGGAGTTGTTAGATAAACAGAAGCCACGGTCCGCGGTCTACATAAGTTTTGGGACACTAACATCATTGACACCGGAAGAGATGTACATGCTATCCGAAGCACTCGAAGAGAATAGAACTCCTTCCATATGGTCAATCAAGGACCACTTAAAGGTGCACCTGCCACTAGGTTTTGTAGAGAGGACAAGCTCATATGGGAAAGTTGTTCCCTGGGCACCGCAAAGCCAAGTCCTCTCGCATCCATCAATCGGTGCACATATAACACATTGTGGGTACAATGCAGTGTTTGAGAGTATTGTCGGTGAGGTTCCCATGATATGGAAACCCATGTGGGCCGATAACATGATTAATGCAAGAACGGTGGAGGATGTGTGGGGAATCGGGGTGAGAGTTGTGGGTTCTATAATCACCAAGGATGAGATGCTTACATGCCTGAAGATGTTGTTAGGAGATgaagaaagaggaaaggaaCTAAAGGCAAAAATTAAGGCTGTGAAGGAGGTGTTAATGGAGGTCGTTGGTCCAAATGGGAGTGCTTCGAAAGATTTCAAGAGTTTGGTGGAGCTAATCTCTACCGAGTGA
- the LOC116194891 gene encoding anthocyanidin 3-O-glucosyltransferase-like isoform X2 — protein sequence MMNPKSQVAVIPFSVTGHLLPLVNLVRRLAADAPDVIFSFFNTVSSNKTLFYSSNNQAEPLPSNVKVYDIAATVTWEEETTKELKSQMVEALEPFLEVAMASFEDAINAVVKENGVRVSCLLIDGLMAFSCKIAEKLQAKWVAVWVPTPSILPAYIYRDLLVPLLKEMEGEASCVDISQKIKDLVPGFSTIHFADLTNRLRTLDPAPSIYFPMLRDEVQLPSATSCGLFDRKNSTITSCLVKIGPDRLLGVVR from the exons ATGATGAACCCAAAGAGCCAGGTTGCGGTTATCCCATTTTCCGTCACCGGCCACCTATTGCCCCTCGTCAACCTCGTACGTCGATTAGCAGCAGATGCCCCTGATGTGAtcttctctttcttcaacACTGTCAGCTCAAATAAGACCCTCTTCTATTCCAGCAATAATCAGGCAGAACCCTTACCATCTAATGTTAAGGTCTATGACATTGCCGCTACCGTCACTTGGGAAGAGGAAACTACAAAGGAACTGAAATCCCAAATGGTAGAAGCATTGGAGCCCTTCTTGGAGGTGGCTATGGCTAGCTTCGAAGATGCGATCAACGCTGTAGTGAAGGAGAATGGAGTGAGGGTGAGCTGTCTCCTTATAGATGGCCTCATGGCGTTCTCATGCAAGATCGCGGAGAAGTTGCAAGCCAAGTGGGTCGCCGTGTGGGTACCGACACCATCAATTTTACCGGCTTACATTTATAGAGATCTCCTTGTCCCTCTATTAAAAG AAATGGAAGGAGAGGCGAGTTGTGTGGACATATCACAAAAGATCAAGGACTTGGTTCCCGGATTCTCCACAATACACTTTGCTGATTTAACTAATCGATTGCGTACACTGGATCCTGCACCATCAATATATTTTCCCATGCTGCGTGATGAG GTCCAGCTTCCGTCTGCTACTTCATGTGGGTTGTTTGACCGTAAGAATTCCACCATCACTTCCTGCCTCGTCAAGATTGGACCAGACCGGCTGCTTGGAGTTGTTAGATAA